A stretch of DNA from Scomber scombrus chromosome 9, fScoSco1.1, whole genome shotgun sequence:
CCTCCATTGCTGCAGCTGCAGCCTCAGTCTTCTTCTTGCCATTCTTGTCACTGCGACCCTGAGGACCCCACGGAGATGAGGTTACAGTTAGGATGTACGATAATACTGTTAGAAAAGTactacatatttacattttcatgttcatgtttttcctGACTGCAGATTAAGAAATGGCAATCACCTTGGACTTGCTCTTGCCTCGCCTCTTGGGGGTCTCATCCTCaaagtcatcatcatcaaggtCATCCAAGTAGTCGTCGTGGTCCAGGACTCTCTGCAGGGGGAGGGTCTGGATTAGGTCTCACTGTATTGACTGTATTAACTCTTCCTTAcctttaaatgatcatttagaGTTTGTTGCTTGGTAAGAACTTGATTATATGTTGTTAAACCCTTCAAACATGTCTGAGGCATGGTTAGTGTAGATATGACAGGAAACTaaggggagagaaaggagggggcAAATgcaaaaaaggtcaaatattcaattattttcaCACTATGTCTTGTGGCATCTGGATTAATTTGTCTCTGAGACTGAGATGGATGAAAGGACTTGATAAAAAAAGGCATTAAAGACTCTACATTGATATGTCTTTTCAGAAACAGTGTCCCTGCTTTCCTGGATAATCCACACATGCTGCTGTcaactgtttttctttgaaacagctaatagaaaaaaaaatctatgaaaaCTGCTGACAGTGAGTTCTGTTGATTAAACATCGTTTTGTGTCAAATTGGGGTCACAGATGTTTGTTCCTTTACAATGGTGTTAGTTCGGACGCACAGTTTTCTGTTCCAATGCTAAGTTTTGAGCATCCTGACTGGATCGATTTCACCCTCACAAAGGATAATTGGCTGTGGACTTCATGTGATACGACAATAACTGTAGAACAGCTGTGGTAGTTTGtttcagtattttatattagataaaaaaacattgcagcAGTCTGCCAGTGGATCTGTGGTTTGGCTTGCAGCTGCGTTGACAGTCTGGAGATCCCAGCAGACAGGAGGAGCAGTGAGAGAGGACACAGTTTGTTGATTTGACAGTTACATCATGTTTAAGgtggatggagagaaaaagaaacacatccCAAgacatgatttaaaagaagaggTACATTTCAGCTGTGGGTAAAGATGGAGAATAAATCCCTAAAAGCTATGACTGACTTTGGGGGAAAGAAAAGTGTTAAGCCAGCTTTGAGTCTGACCTTGCGGATACGCCCAGAAGATGTGTGAGTGGTCGCCGAGGTGGCAGGAGGCTCCACAGTGGCTTCATCATTCTCAGGGCCACGGAGGTCTGATACTCCGCTCCTCCTGTCAAGGGGCTCCCCCTTCAGCAGGGCCTCCAGACTGCTGCCATCCACGGCCCCCAAAGTTTCACGCTTCAGTCCCAAGTCCAAATCTGCTACACACATCCAGAAATATAGTTGTGCTTACATTTCAGCAAACAAATGTGAAAACTCACGAGGCTTTAAACAGAAACTtactaaatatatttacaacattttatcGGTCAAGTTGTGCCAGCATGAATGAACCCAACACCTTAACTGTTTCAGCGGTGGGAAAAGTTCACCAGATGTGATACCTGCTTTGAGAGAAGGGAAGGCCAAGCGGGGGTCCTCGGGGGGATGAGAACGCCGTTTCTTCCTCCAGCGACGGGCTGGGTAGGTGTACAGCTGCCCTGGAGCTACACCTGATGAGAGGCAACCAACAGGTGAAGTAAGTCTCAGTGTGATATACGGCATTTTAAAAATACCCTGAGAATTAATTGGccttttttgtgtctttaaggTTCTGTATACCTGCGCTCCGGTGTCTCTTCTCCATCCAGATGTAACAGTTGGACTGAGCCACACCAGTCTGAGAGTCCAGGAAGGGCATGAGGATGCTGCGCTCAGCACACAGTCGAGCGTTGTAACTGTGACACTGCTCCATGGCATCTCTGTAATACTGCTCTCCCAGCCTGAAATGAAAAAGATGGACACTGATGGGTCAAACACCACAGACCAGCACAggctgaaaataataattactggATAAATATGGCAGGATTAAACTgcttattaattattttgtaaaagTCGGCCTAACAATTAGTTTAATTACAGATTCAtcaattgattattttctcaattccTCAGTTAGTTGTTCCGTCCAGAAAATGTCAGATGATGTTGAAAAATGCTCATTGTTGTTTAGCAAAACCAAAGtattcaaatgtcttattttgcctcgaccaacagtccacaacaaCATAGATCTTCAGCTTTCTGTCATAGACtcaagaaaccagaaaatattcacatttgaggagctggaaTCAGGTAATTTGGACAtatcttcttaaaaaaaataaaacaactcaaACAAATTAATAGTACGTAACTAACTGAATTTAATCCACTAATAATTGCagctattttattctatttttattaatactatttagtttttatatacTTGAATTACTCTAGttactgtatttaatttagCCTAAATAATTCTTTCTTTCACCTAACTCGTTTTTGTGTTGTATGTGGCTGCTGTAACACTTTAACTTCTCTTTGGGATTAATGAAGCACTCTATCAGCAataaaacttaacaaaaaaaacaatatgtaatttttttttttttttttttagatacatATCTTTGACCTTTTCTGTGCTTCAGGTCTTGCTACGTGAGATGgtagaaaatgtaaacattcacaTTAAAGTTAATCTTAACGctaaaacacattatttgaGTGGTTGTGAGGCTGCAGATATCCAAACTTGTTGGATCGCTCAGACTGGTTTATGTTTGGTGCAGAGTCTAATCACTGAAAATGGCTCTTCTGGACGAGCCACTGCTATCATCCTCAAACTGTGTAATTCATCCATCTCACTTCTTCCACGGCTTTACAATATCGTTAAGGTTATTACATTTAGCACACAGGAGCAATCTTCGCTGTATGGATGAGGAGTAATTGGGACAGGGGGTGAATGCCCTTCCTCACTAACACAGTATTTAGTCTCGGCTTCACAATTTGTCGCATTGTTGTAGCTGCTATGACTGTAGCTTTGACTGTAAGATATTAGCCttagaaagaaacacacacacacacgtaaatatatatatatatacatatatatatatatatgtatattttttttgtttaaaaaaaaaccaactaaAATATGACTTTAGTCCGACTCTTCACACGCACAGCCGCGGCGGAGGGAACAAAAGGTTGATTGTTAGCGAGCCTCTCAACAACAAAGCGCCCACCAAGCTGACAGCTTACTGGAGATAATTAACTAGCTGCTTCGTCTGCAGGCAGACAACTAGCAACAGTTTGGTGATATAGTGTGTCGGACCGTGCTCACATAGCCCTGATGAGTTCAGTTGTTGGGTGAGTCGCGGCTGAAATGCATCTCCTCGACTCCTCACACAGCTAACAGGCTAACCGCAGCTCCGCGGATAACGTTATCCTCCTGGGACAAACACTGTACTGAGGGACCCGAGGGGTTCACAGCTGTTTATATTCTCCTGCCTTTTACAGCAGCACATTGATTAACCAGCTACACATTCGCCCCCGTATGAGTGGCCTTTTTACTCTCACAAGAAATAAAGGTAAACTTACACTTTCACAACACTGTCGACGGCCGCCGCCATGTTTGCTTGTTGCGGTTGTGTGAACTGCCACTGCGCATGCGCAGAGCCGATAGTAACCGTTACTGCCTCCAGCGgtgaaaaacaggaagtgttgtTTTAAGGAGTCGAAATTTAGTCCTGAttcaattattaaatataataaaacagatttttaaaatttttacaATAACAGTTTATTTCACAAAAGTTTATTTCATAATGGTGTTTCTCAGCAGAATGACTCTGTCTGCTAGACAGTGGGTTAGACCTGCACAGTGACTGGTTGATCCTTTGCTGCCTTTGGCTCTAACATCCATCCAAAATGCCTGTGTTGACTTTCGGTGGACAACCAGCCCACACGTGCAGCAACTCCATTATGACAAACTACCTAACTATGCCAATATACACAGTCCTATACAGTCCACCAGTATGTTTCCTCAGCAGATAAATAGCTGCTACTCTCATACTGTGTACGCAGTACATGTACTCTTGCCCACAGTATTCAGATCTGCCTGTGTGATGTTTACCTTTTTTGAATAGTTTACTGTTTAAGTCCATCGTGTACAAATCTAAGTCTTAATATTGGTTCGTCTTTTTCTGTTCTGCACACCTAATTTCTCCCACTATCATTTGAACTGTAGCACTACTGAAAGACCAATTCTGTAATCTTCCTTTATTATATTCTTCTAAACTCAAACCCATTTTCTATTACTATAAGATAATGGTCACTTCACTTCCTACAGTTGCTCCTCTTATCACTTCCTATGGGCAAACACCTGCTAATGAACCTGACACTAGTGTAAGAGGTTTGGCCGATTCTGTGCCTGTTCTGATACCAATTCTTGAACAATTTCTGTCATTTAGGCACACTAGATTTTTGTCACTTGGTTATTTTAATTTGCCCTGTTTTGTGTTTGACTCGATTGGTCCAATTGATAGGCAATGAACAAAATAATCTTACCCACTGTAGGTACCATATTagttttctcttcttcagctaATTCTGATCTTGAAAACTGGTTAATTTTGTCAGTTTAATCTCTTCCCCCTTTTCCTTGTACTCTCCTCATTGCCTCTGCATAGCTTGTGTTGTAAACAGGTTtcacttcaatcaatcaatcaatcaatcaatcaatctttatttgtatagcgccaaatcacaacaaagtcatctcaaggcactttacacatagagcaggttctaaaccgtactcttcaggttttaattttaaagagacccaacattcccacatgagcaagcacttagcgacaatggcaagaaaaaaactcccttttaacaggaagaaacctcaagcagaaccagactcaaagtgggaggccatctgcctcgaccggttggggtagagaggagagagaggaagaataggagagggaagcacattgaaaatcaacattgaagctagtaggtctgggactggaatctgtcatccggacgtctacaggccaagattacctgtgagacgagaaagcacagacaacgaAGAAGTTTAGGTTGCACTTGCTCTTCCTGACTTCACAACGCCCAAATGTTACCCTGTGTTGGTCACATTAACAACATATATCCTGCACATTATGTTTACAGTCTTTAACTCTATGATCACCTTCACATTTGGGACATCTCTGCTTTCTTTTGTAAACTGCTGCTGTATGCCCATACCTCTACATTTGTAACAGCAAAGCAGGGGCTGGATATATGGTAACTGGGAAGCTCATCCGATTTGAACTTTTTCTGGAAGTACAGATTCCTGCTGGGGAGGCAGCATCAGACACAAAGATGCAAGGCTTGACACAGAGCTagctctgtgattggagccaggttggacacactggaggaggtggtggagagatGTACTGTGAAGATGTTCGAGGCCATCTTGAATTACCCGGATCATCCGCTACACAACAcctttatggaccaaaaaaacagTGGTGGACGGCTCTTCTCTCTCCATTGCAGGacggagagatttaaaagatccttCGCTCCTACAGCCAGGCTGTCTAATTCTTCAGTAATTTACAGAAGAGCTAACAGACTAATTGAATTTCCCctcggggataaataaagtaattttgaattttgaatttgaaagtCCCCAAGAACAGACAAGCCATCAACATTTTTGCCATTAACTGTTTAGCAATCTCTTACATAATACTCATTTTGCCCCCTTCAACATTGAGTTTCTCCATGTGTCACTCTGCTCTCACCCAGAATCCCTCTTTTATTTTCACCCAAAACCTGGAGAGGTGTGGAACctagcagaaagagaaaaattaGATCATGCTGGTTGTAACCTTGGCGAAGGCCTACACAAGTGCCACCACATTACTTTAAGAAGCCACTGCCTGCATGCCCCTGCAGGAAGCAGCCAGTCAAACCACTGCAAGCAGAAAGGGAGGGGTAAAACCATTTTTTTGCAAATACTTTCTATATGCAAagctttatttttctgttcttctGTATTACATTTTACCAACAAGCTTTCATCTTATCCATTTCCACATCTCctagcttgtttttttattccctaGACAACCCTATCAGACTTAGATTGACATGCTCATCTCTCACAACCTTTTTCCCAATCATCAAAATCCATATTATCATGAGGAAATTTTCTGCTGTATCATTATGAGTATGATATTTTCACCACCCAAAACCCACCTGGGTTTGCAATTTTTCATGTCTGTATTAAAACAGccgtcaggtgcccatatgaacaatgaaagaggttttcctttcTGTAATGAttactcctgttcatactgactattaaaagatcctttttacatgtgctttcaatgtgatatgatgggggccaaaatccacagtgtgttcaCTCCATACAAgtaatttaaatgcaaaaatgcatttaaaagtttatgtgaAGCTTATAAGagtcttcagcagtctgagttagtcatatcaagtggatatctgccacatttacagtctttttagcatcaaattccctctttgtgtttcctcggacagtgtttctctgttgagctgcgGTGGAAGAATAGTAACGaaaagagagactttggcactaagAAGACtgtaatgatgaaaaatatatgtacttcatttgactcatttggacagctgaagcttcaaattggcttcagataaacttttaaatacatgtttgcacagaaggaggactgcagattttgtcccccatttacattgaaagtgcataatgatgagatcttctaatggtcagtatgaacaggaggaatggtaacagcaagaaaaacatgtttcaatgttaatttgggAACCTGGCTGTTGTAAAAGTAATTAGTAATCGTaatcatttatatatgtttCTGTTATCTCCTATTGCTTTCTGTATTGTCTTGTGCCATTTAAGACAGATAAATAGCAACATGAAGCCTGGGATATCTATAGGACACATGAAAATGTAACAGATTATTTGTGTCACTCGTTGTCTATTCCACAAGCCAACCTGATGCCAGCTAGTTGACCTTTGAACCATTATCCTATTTGAAACCTGTGGatatttttgtttggttgtgtaCTTAAGAACTGGCTGAGAGCCCCACTGGTAGAGAAACTGAGATTTTATGAAGTGGCGTTGGTATGTATTCTCTCTCTCAGAAATGTAATGCATTGTACTTCTTATTGTAGTGAAGTAcaagtgatttttttcacaACACTATTGTTCTAAGAAAAGATCGCCCCAAACCTCTGCACAGTATTGTAAATATAGTAAGATCAGTGAACAGTAGAGAATGTAGAGTGATTTGTGGTCCAGAATGTGCTTTGCTTTACTCAGAACTGAAATGCTTCTTGACAGTTtgctttgtatgtgttttatctgAGATTTCCAGTTTATTTTACCATCAATTATTACCCCAAGAAACTTGTTTTTGTGTACTCTTTCAATGTCCACCCCATCTACCTGTATCTgtacttttctatttttattgcaATTGCTGAATAACATGAATTTGGTTTTACTTAAGTTCAATGATAATTTATTTCTGTCAAACCACATTTTCAGTTTGCACATTTCAGTAGTGATCCTCCCCAGTAGTTCATGTAAATCCCCCCCAGAGCAAAAAATATTAGTGTCATCTGCAAATAAtacttattttaatgtatttgaaaCCTCATTAATGTGAAGTATAAAGAGTTTTGGTCCTAATACTGACCCCTGGGGGACGCCACAAGCAATGTCCAAGCATGATGATGTATATTCCCCCAACTTCACAAattgttttctattatttaaaTAGCTTTTCACCCAGTGCAACACTAACCCCCTGATCCCATACCGTTCAAgtttattgattaatatgtTATGATTGATTGTGTGAAAAGCTTTTTTAAGATCTATGAATACTCCAACTGAATGTAGTTTGTGATCTATGGCGTTTGTAATCTCCTCAATTGATTCAGTTAATGCCAGTTAATGCCAGAATCTGTTATTGAATAGTTTTTCAAGAAGAGACTGGCCTGTAATTTGTGAAGCGGTGTCTATCCCCAGTTTTATACAGTGGCACAACTTTAgctattttaattttgttaGGAAA
This window harbors:
- the LOC133985899 gene encoding zinc finger protein ubi-d4-like isoform X4, encoding MAAAVDSVVKVLGEQYYRDAMEQCHSYNARLCAERSILMPFLDSQTGVAQSNCYIWMEKRHRSAGVAPGQLYTYPARRWRKKRRSHPPEDPRLAFPSLKADLDLGLKRETLGAVDGSSLEALLKGEPLDRRSGVSDLRGPENDEATVEPPATSATTHTSSGRIRKRVLDHDDYLDDLDDDDFEDETPKRRGKSKSKGRSDKNGKKKTEAAAAAMEERDKPYACDSDRHHHNTFVSPCVCVSVCGKRYKNRPGLSYHYTHSHLAEEEGEDREEIEAPPTPRQPEEQKTTKKGPNGLALPNDYCDFCLGDSTLNQKTGQSEELVSCSDCGRSGHPTCLQFTPVMMAAVKTYRWQCIECKCCNVCGTSENDDQLLFCDDCDRGYHMYCLTPPMTEPPEGSWSCHLCLVLLKDKASIYQQNQSSAPE
- the LOC133985899 gene encoding zinc finger protein ubi-d4-like isoform X2; its protein translation is MAAAVDSVVKVLGEQYYRDAMEQCHSYNARLCAERSILMPFLDSQTGVAQSNCYIWMEKRHRSAGVAPGQLYTYPARRWRKKRRSHPPEDPRLAFPSLKADLDLGLKRETLGAVDGSSLEALLKGEPLDRRSGVSDLRGPENDEATVEPPATSATTHTSSGRIRKRVLDHDDYLDDLDDDDFEDETPKRRGKSKSKGRSDKNGKKKTEAAAAAMEERDKPYACDICGKRYKNRPGLSYHYTHSHLAEEEGEDREEIEAPPTPRQPEEQKTTKKGPNGLALPNDYCDFCLGDSTLNQKTGQSEELVSCSDCGRSGHPTCLQFTPVMMAAVKTYRWQCIECKCCNVCGTSENDDQLLFCDDCDRGYHMYCLTPPMTEPPEGSWSCHLCLVLLKDKASIYQQNQSSAPE
- the LOC133985899 gene encoding zinc finger protein ubi-d4-like isoform X3; translation: MAAAVDSVVKVLGEQYYRDAMEQCHSYNARLCAERSILMPFLDSQTGVAQSNCYIWMEKRHRSAGVAPGQLYTYPARRWRKKRRSHPPEDPRLAFPSLKAADLDLGLKRETLGAVDGSSLEALLKGEPLDRRSGVSDLRGPENDEATVEPPATSATTHTSSGRIRKRVLDHDDYLDDLDDDDFEDETPKRRGKSKSKGRSDKNGKKKTEAAAAAMEERDKPYACDTTKKGPNGLALPNDYCDFCLGDSTLNQKTGQSEELVSCSDCGRSGHPTCLQFTPVMMAAVKTYRWQCIECKCCNVCGTSENDDQLLFCDDCDRGYHMYCLTPPMTEPPEGSWSCHLCLVLLKDKASIYQQNQSSAPE
- the LOC133985899 gene encoding zinc finger protein ubi-d4-like isoform X1 produces the protein MAAAVDSVVKVLGEQYYRDAMEQCHSYNARLCAERSILMPFLDSQTGVAQSNCYIWMEKRHRSAGVAPGQLYTYPARRWRKKRRSHPPEDPRLAFPSLKAADLDLGLKRETLGAVDGSSLEALLKGEPLDRRSGVSDLRGPENDEATVEPPATSATTHTSSGRIRKRVLDHDDYLDDLDDDDFEDETPKRRGKSKSKGRSDKNGKKKTEAAAAAMEERDKPYACDICGKRYKNRPGLSYHYTHSHLAEEEGEDREEIEAPPTPRQPEEQKTTKKGPNGLALPNDYCDFCLGDSTLNQKTGQSEELVSCSDCGRSGHPTCLQFTPVMMAAVKTYRWQCIECKCCNVCGTSENDDQLLFCDDCDRGYHMYCLTPPMTEPPEGSWSCHLCLVLLKDKASIYQQNQSSAPE